A region from the Flavobacterium enshiense genome encodes:
- the sppA gene encoding signal peptide peptidase SppA: MKFLGNVLATVVGLFVFFMIFFFGIVLIGAIFGGDGDHVKVKKNSVIELDLKEVTQDYGGQFKFTDFDYFETKHDGVTDVLNAIDAAKTDDKIKGISILNDESVVGLAQSKAIRRKLEEFKKSGKFVVAYANAFSQKEYYLNSVADTIYLNPVGEMEFKGLSAEVLFFKDFEDKSGVKMEVIRHGKYKSAVEPFLENEMSEANREQMSALLNSMWTSVVDDISKSRKISVDSLNAIANSLGARTPELALQKHLIDKIGYEDEYHNGIRKALKVDKEDEYNKISILDYAEGVARTNIDYSKKDIIAIVYAQGEIQSGEGDVSYIGEGSMRRSLEEARNDEDVKAVVLRVDSPGGNALTSELIWREIELTKKVKPVVVSMGNLAASGGYYISCNANTIFAEANTITGSIGVFGALPNFHPLATKLGINAEQVKTHQNASGYSVFEPIDAKFKEVVTESIETIYTTFLKRVSAGRKMTVEQVDAVAQGRVWTGADAIKLGLVDKIGGMDAAIKHAATLAKIKEYRTEDFPEYEKTFEDLLRNLGGISMFQSKEALIKEEIGEENYQVLDRIRKVNQRRGVQAVMPFDFNVQ, from the coding sequence AATTGGATTTGAAGGAAGTGACACAGGACTATGGAGGGCAATTCAAGTTCACGGATTTTGATTATTTTGAAACCAAACACGATGGCGTAACCGATGTTTTAAATGCTATCGATGCAGCCAAAACCGACGATAAAATTAAAGGGATTTCGATTTTGAACGATGAATCCGTAGTAGGATTAGCGCAAAGTAAAGCCATTCGCCGTAAGCTGGAAGAATTCAAGAAATCTGGGAAATTTGTTGTTGCTTATGCCAATGCGTTTTCACAGAAAGAATATTACCTGAATTCCGTTGCCGACACGATTTATCTTAACCCGGTTGGAGAAATGGAATTTAAAGGATTGTCTGCCGAAGTGTTGTTCTTTAAAGATTTCGAAGATAAATCCGGAGTTAAAATGGAAGTCATCCGTCACGGTAAATACAAAAGCGCCGTAGAGCCGTTTTTGGAAAATGAGATGAGTGAAGCCAATAGAGAACAAATGAGTGCTTTGTTGAATTCAATGTGGACTTCGGTTGTTGACGATATTTCCAAGAGCAGAAAGATTTCCGTGGATAGTCTAAATGCTATTGCCAACTCACTTGGAGCGCGTACCCCTGAATTGGCGTTGCAGAAACACCTGATCGACAAGATTGGTTATGAAGACGAATACCACAATGGTATCCGTAAAGCTTTGAAGGTTGATAAAGAAGATGAATACAACAAGATTAGCATTCTGGATTATGCCGAGGGTGTAGCCAGAACCAATATCGATTATTCCAAGAAAGATATAATTGCCATCGTTTATGCTCAGGGAGAAATACAATCCGGTGAAGGTGATGTGAGTTATATAGGTGAAGGTTCTATGCGCCGTTCATTGGAAGAAGCGAGGAATGACGAAGATGTAAAAGCAGTGGTTTTACGCGTGGATTCTCCGGGAGGGAATGCACTGACTTCCGAATTGATCTGGAGGGAAATTGAACTGACTAAAAAAGTGAAGCCTGTCGTTGTTTCAATGGGGAATTTGGCCGCTTCTGGTGGTTATTACATTTCGTGTAATGCTAATACGATTTTTGCGGAAGCCAATACGATTACGGGTTCTATCGGAGTTTTTGGTGCTTTGCCTAATTTTCATCCGTTGGCTACTAAATTGGGGATTAATGCCGAACAGGTAAAAACACATCAGAATGCAAGCGGTTACAGTGTTTTTGAACCGATAGATGCTAAATTTAAAGAAGTTGTAACGGAGAGTATTGAAACCATTTATACTACATTCTTAAAGCGTGTGTCGGCAGGAAGAAAAATGACCGTTGAACAGGTTGATGCCGTTGCGCAAGGACGTGTGTGGACTGGCGCCGATGCTATAAAGTTAGGATTAGTGGATAAAATCGGTGGAATGGATGCGGCGATTAAACATGCGGCGACATTGGCAAAAATAAAAGAGTACAGGACAGAAGATTTTCCGGAATACGAAAAAACCTTTGAAGATTTGCTTCGTAATTTAGGAGGCATTTCAATGTTCCAGTCAAAAGAAGCTTTGATAAAAGAGGAAATCGGAGAGGAAAATTATCAGGTTTTAGACCGAATTCGAAAAGTAAACCAACGAAGAGGTGTTCAGGCGGTAATGCCTTTTGATTTCAATGTTCAGTAA